The Thermothielavioides terrestris NRRL 8126 chromosome 2, complete sequence genome includes a region encoding these proteins:
- a CDS encoding carbohydrate-binding module family 18 protein (CAZy_ID 269796) yields the protein MLTHLATLLLLPLGAFALAVPELGHHPGAVSLSERAVSPNMTCGAANAGYTCPAEAACCSQYGYCGSTEAFCLATAGCQARYSNGTSACYAPKPGVSVTIDGTCGTTGAGKNGYRCPANATVVSCCSAA from the coding sequence ATGCTCACCCACCTAGCcacgctcctcctcctccctctggGCGCCTTCGCCCTGGCGGTACCAGAGCTCGGCCACCACCCGGGCGCCGTGTCTCTCTCCGAGCGCGCCGTGTCGCCCAACATGACgtgcggcgccgccaacgcgGGCTACACGTgcccggccgaggcggcctgTTGCTCGCAGTACGGCTACTGCGGCTCGACCGAGGCCTTCTGCCTCGCCACGGCCGGCTGCCAGGCCCGCTACTCCAACGGCACGTCCGCCTGCTACGCGCCCAAGCCGGGCGTCAGCGTCACCATCGACGGCACCTGCGGCACGACGGGCGCCGGCAAGAACGGCTATCGGTGTCCGGCCAACGCGACCGTCGtcagctgctgctcggctgCGTAG